TCATTGTTTGGTCAAAAAGGCTTGGGGTAGAAATCGCTATGCTTTCCTCTCTTGCTTATGGGGAAGCCACTTGGAAGGTGGAAGGATTTTTAGTTTCAGGCTTTTCTTCTTGTTCCTGCTGTTGAAGATTTTTAGAAGTTTTTACTAAAGGACTGAGGAGGAACATCCAATTTAAATAGGTGCTCTTGCCAATACTTGATTGCAACATTCTCTTCCTCAATGATTGACTTTCTCAGATGCTGCAGAAGCAGAGCAGAGGTTGGGGCTGGATTTGAGGTGCACAGGACCAAAAGGCTTGCTAGCTGCAGGACTTGCCCAGTTTTGAGGGGAATAGATTGTAGAAATTGTATTCCTGCTGGAACAGCTTTAGCTTCAGTAATGGCAGTTGTGATTTTGTCTGCTTTTTCACTGTCTTCCCTTTGCTAAATCTTTTGCTATGCTGCCTGTTGGGATATATCCTTAGCTAAGACCATCTTCCTCATGAAAGCATGAGGTTCTGAGATGGCACTTGCAGTGTGCCATTTAGCCTCCCTGTGCTTAAAAGAAGGAATTTCTTGCATGTGGTCTGAGACCTTCTGTGTGTGAGAGCAAACCCAATACTGCCTCTTTTCCTCTTTTTGAAAAGTTTTTTTCCTCAGATGCGTACATTGGGGGATTCGGTTCTTTGTTAGGaatttttcttcctctcagtGCCTGTAGTATTTTTTAGGTAGTGGGGCTGAATGGGAGAAAACTTCTTACATTGGCTTCTGTAGGACTCTAGCCTTGCATCAGAGTCCTATCTGCTATTAGGCAGGACTTGTCTAAAGTGGGGGAAATGTGCCTTCCTATAGTAGTAGAGTGAGTTTCAACCTAAATTAAGTACTTCTTCCCCATCAACTGACAAttaatgtaaaataaaattatgttatAATCATTACAGCTTCTTAGTGTGTTGAACTACATCATTTTTGGAGAATTTATATTACATTTGAGCTTTTCATAGTATGCATCTCAAAGTTGCTTCATGAATGAGTCCCACTTATAGTAGTGTCCTTTCAGAATTTCCCAAAACATAAATGCATGTAGTTCCTAATTCCTGTCCTATTTACTAGTACTCCATTTttacattaattttatttattaaaatatacctTACCTTTTCACATTGAAAACGTATGCATGGCAGCTTTAAAGTCCTGTTAAAAATAAACCTTTGGCTTGCCTCTCTCTACTTTGCTGTCATTCTGTCTTGCTGGTCATTCTATCTTGTGTACCACCACCCTGCTCCACTTTCCCAGTTTACTGAATTCTATCCTGTGCTCATTAACCCCCATGCCTTCTTGCTTCCCATTCACTGCTTCTCTTAGTTGTCAGAACTCCTGATTTTGTGAATCTCTACAGGAATATTGCCTTGGCTTTTCTAGCTGGCATTGGAGGAGATGTGGAAGTGGCTTGTGTGCGAACAGTGGAGAGAAGTGTGCATGTAGTAGTCCATATGCATTTTAGAAAATAGTTCAATGGCTTAACCAGCCTGCAGCACTATGAATTAAAGAATAGCATCGATTGCAATGATTGGTTATATGTACTGATTGGGCCAGTGCATGGCTGAGCTAATTTGAGAGGTGTTGGGGAGTCATTTGCACTTTTCCAAGCAGTAGAATTTGTCTTCATAGATAGTGCATCTCTTTTGAGAACCTGAGGTATTGAGAGTAGATATGTGGCAGGCTGCATGAGCAGGTCATGCTAGTTGTACTGAATGAGTTCTAGACAATGGCAGTTGTAACTTATCACAGCATTATGCTTCAATCAATGTCTGAGCATGTTTCAAGATACTGCTAATGAATACAGTCCTGcttaggaaggggtgggggtgaatCATGATTCTCAAATGCTAAATTTGCTGTTTATGTTTTTTATGGTGTTTGATTTTAAACAGCAAAATGGACTGGGCTGGGAAACATAATGGTCCAAATGATTCATCTAGTGATGGAACAGTACGATTGCGTGGTCTGCCATTTGGCTGCAGCAAGGAGGAGATCGTTCAGTTCTTTCAAGGTAGCTCTAGTGTTAATGTCAAGTGACTTTCAGTGTTTCTATGTCTGCAAGATTGATATTTGAAATAGTTTAATTTATATTGACTAtttcaggggggaggggggaatcagttTAACATTTAGATTGCTAATTTTTGGTATTCTGTGTTAAAATACTTCTAATCAAGAGATTGCATTGGCAGTGTAGGATATAAAATTTACCCATTTAGATACCTTGCTATGAATCAGAATTTGGAGTATGTAGTTATTACATCATGCAATATAGAAGGGCCTTTGTGATGTAGCTGTTGCTGTGTAGTCTGAACAGAGAGACAGTAATAGAATGTCTAAACCCATAAAGTTTAATGAAAGATCTTTAGCGTGTGTATTTGGGTTAggtaggggagggggaagctaaGCTATGTTCTTGCATTTGTGTAGATTTGCTTTAAGTATTTTCTACAGATGGGAATGTTTCAGACTTTAACACTCTTCCCCTTGATGGGGTTATTTGTCCTTGGGTTAAAGGGTTGGAAATCGTGCCAAATGGGATAACATTGACGCTGGACTACCAGGGGAGAAGCACAGGGGAGGCCTTCGTGCAGTTTGCTTCAAAGGAGATAGCAGAAAAAGCTCTGGGGAAACACAAGGAAAGAATAGGGCACAGGTGGGGATGGAGAGTTTGGGATGGTGTTATTCGGGGGGTTGGGGGTCAGTTTtgcttttggggggttggggagcaTAAAATAACTggctatttaaaaacaacaaccttacaaTCACCCTAAGTAACTTGGGAAGTATAGTAGAtttggtgggagggggaaatggtaaTACTATGTAGATTGCTAAAATTAGGATATTTCAATTTTTGTGGAGGGTGGTCTATGATAGCCAGACATTTTTCAAAGAATTTATTACTGGGGCAGGGGGGGAGTGTGATTCAGAAATTTGTTGTATTTAAAATTCAGTTAGAATTCTTAGACAGTAAAATATAGAACTTAAAATGCTTGCTTTTGCATTTACATTTCCTAAAATTTAAGTGACACTTGAAAAAACAGTGTACACTTTTATTGAATGCTGTATCTAGATATAGAATTCAGAGCATTTGTGCAACTTGttactgtgtgtgtttttttactaGACATCACATATGTGTATTCTTACTTTTGTACATTGAAAATCTTTTTTTACTCAGATATATTGAGATCTTCAAAAGTAGTAAGAGTGAAATCCGAGGATTCTATGACCCACCACGAAGAATGATGGGACAGCGACCTGGACCCTATGATAGACCAATGGGAGGAAGAGGGGGTTATTATGCAGCTGGGCGTGGAAGTATGTATGACAGAATGCATCGAGGAGGTGGTGGATATGACGGTGGTATGTGTATCTAATGACCACAGGCTCTTGTCATTTTCACGTTCCTGACGTTTTGTCAAGAAATACAGAAATGACAGTAATTATAATACATACCAAGTCTGAAATCTGGATACCTATCAGTTTTTTTACCAGCCGTGTGACTAAAGATTGAAAAGGTATGGAGAGGCATCTGAAATGAGATTTTAAATGTGGATGAAACTTGGTTTGCATGTTTTTGAGCCTGACAACTTTATAAATAGAAACTTGCTTATATATTTGATGTCAAGAGGTACTGATTATATGCAGTGTGATAACAGCTGAATTTTAAAAAGACTGTTTCATGGTATGTCCACTTCTTAAATCTCACAGGATATGGTGGCTTTGATGAGTATGGTGGCTATAACAATTATGGCTATGGAAATGATGGCTATGATGACAGAATGAGAGATGGTAGAGGTAAGATTTAAAAGTTTATAGTATTGTTCCTCAACCATCAGGCTGTCTCACTGGCTCccaagacaaagaaaaaacaaccccTTTTTATTGTTAAGTAGGGTATTTTTAGAGCTGAGGGGTTGTTCTGAATTCCTCAGGTTATTTTGAAGTTGGAGAAATAATGTGCACTGCTTTAAAATTGCCATTCGCAGcatgtgagtacagtggtacctcggttttcgaacgtaatccattccggaagtctgttcgagttctgaaacgttcgaaaactgaaagcagaagcctcaatacAGAAGCCACATttcctgttcaacttctgaggtgcattcgaaaaccaaggcatttacttctgggttttcagcactcgagttccaaaacgtttgactacGGAGGCAttgaaaaaccaaggtaccactgtagtttgaaaacTACTGTTTTACAtgtcagaatggggggggggggtattatttgGCATGGAAGGAACCAAAGAAGTCCTAGTGAAAGTTAAATCAGAGTAGGATATTTCTAGTGTATAACCTAGTACACTTCCAATTTCAAGGGGGAGTAAACATACATTGGGAATGCACGTGCACAACTTTATTAAATCATACATTTATTGAATCTTTTGTGTTTTAGGAATGGGAGGCCACGGCTATGGTGGAGCAGGAGATGCTAGCTCAGGCTTTCATGGTGGTCACTTTGTTCACATGAGAGGACTGCCATTTCGAGCAACAGAAAATGATATTGCAAATGTAAGCATTGTAGACAAATATTCCTGGTTGAAACAAAGATCTTAAGAGTTTAAGAATCTGGTCTGACTCCTCAACAGCAGTAACAGAGGGGCTCGACTTCCTTTAAAGCAATTCCTGAAGATATGATGAAATTACTGTAATGATCTAATGGCCgttttttcaaaataatttatAGCACTTGAGATGCAATCaggatattttaattttaaaaaaccttggGTTTAATATAAATTATAGCAGCTGCAGCTGTAAATGATCTGAAATCCTCAAATGGGGAGAAACATAACAGCTAAGCCGAATGTGGTCAGGGTGTACTAGTAGATCACTTGATGACTTGCAGTAAATCAGCAAGTGTTTCTGAGTGCCAATTGTTAAACAGTATCAACTGCAGTGGCTATGTACGTTAGAAAAGAtggcaaatgatttttttaaatgatagctCAAAACAAATGAgtaaaaactgaaggtttgcaTCATTTGTGAAAATGCAGGCAGGAGTGTGACATCCCTGATAAAGCATGTAAAATGAGCATTATGTGCTTAAGATAACTGTTGTTTCAATATTTGAAAGTTCCTGCAAGTGGTAACTTACTATTGCTCACTTTTAGTTTTTCTCACCACTGACACCTATAAGAGTTCACATTGACATTGGAGCAGATGGAAGAGCAACAGGAGAAGCGGATGTAGAATTTGTAACACACGAAGATGCAGTGACTGCCATGTTGAAAGATAAAAATCATATGCGTAAGTTATAGCAAACATTGGAACAGCTAAAAGCTCAGGATTGCTGCCTTTGTAGTTCATTGAATATCCAAGCTGCTTGcatattttagtttagttttaattTCAACTTAACAGCTGATTTTTCAAAAAGGCCAAGAAAGGAAGCAATCTTTCATGTTACATGAAATACTAACATAGACAATCCAGTATCACTTCTTTTAGGATTAGCATGCCTGAGCTTTACACGTCTTAAGAATGTTGTTTAAAAGACTTGATTACATCAGTTTTTAAAGGAGTCTATAGCTGCATGTATTGAACAGACTGTTCACAGAGCCACATTTCAACCCTTTCTTGAGTATCCATTTGTATGGAAAGTCTATTCAGTGTGCCAGGCAGAAAGAGTATATCTAAGCCTTTGTAAATGACTCCCTTGCTGCATGTACATAATTATGAATCCACATCAAttaccttttcagttatgggtgtttatttcttatatttatttgtttgttttaaagaacaTCGATATATTGAGCTGTTCCTTAATTCAACTGCTGGAGGTGGTTCTGGAATGGGAGGTTACGGCAGAGATGGAATGGGTATGCttgattttacatttttaattcaaatttaaaatatatctAGCCTCTAGATATTCTAACAACAGTGAACATTGTTTTCTAGATCAAGTTGGTTATGGTTCTGTTGGAAGAATGGGAATGGGTAGCAGTTACAGCGGAGGATATGGTACTCCTGATGGCTTGGGTGGCTATGGTAAGTCTTAATTAGGTAGGCAAACGGTTTCTTTTTATAATGCAAAAGTTCATTGTCTTATCAAGTATTTGTTAACACGAGGAACAAGAATGCTGTATCGTTTGCATGCACAGAAGCCATATAGAGAAAGAGTTGTATGCTAATGATGAAGTTTGTGTgtatttcattttaaacaaatgTGGGGTAACTATTGTTACTTTCTAGGTCGCGGCAGTGGAAATAGCGGTGGATACTATGGACAAGGCAACATGGGAGGCGGTGGATGGCGTGGAATGTATTGAAGAGTGGCATTGTCTCTGTGAAGCATATTGGAAGGAAACAGTACCTGGTCTTCTAGACTTTCTTACAAAACTTAATTTCTTTTGTATTGAAAACTTTATAATGACTGAAGGAATGTGTTTTCCCATTATTTGGTAAGCAACAGATTGTGATGGGGAAATCTGTGttctgtaggttttatttgttgcATACTCTGactttaaataaattttttatatTCAAACCACTGATGTTGATACTTTTTATACTAGCTGCTCCTAAAGGTATGTTCCATATTCCAAAACTGTTCGTTTAAGATACTTGGTTCATTAAAGCAGTTATGCTGTAGGTTCTCTTATTGatgtaaaataaaacaaccaTCAAGCTGGTACTAGTACATTTGTTGAGATTTGAAATGAAAGCATAGGGTAACTTATTTTAATTAATCTGACACAATCCTCTTGTCAGTGAAGACTTCCCTTACCAGAATTTCCCCAAGACTGTGCTGGGCATGAAGGCCATGAGTTCAGGAATGACCTAATGCACAACTGCTATATAAAAACCCAGTTGATGTATGCATGTCACAAATCTCACCCTTAAAGTATATTAGTCTTTATACACCTCTCCTTGGCAATCACATTTTTTGATGAGTGAACAAGAGAGTATTATTTTAGTAACATCCATAGAGAAGTAGGCTACTATTTAATTTCCTGGAAATCTTAAAAGGCTACTCCTCTTGCTGTAGGCTCCTGTTTAAGGACTAAGCAACTTGCCCGGCAGTCAGACACAGAGACCTTGGCAAATTATGAGATTACACAAATAGGTAGTCCTCTTACTGTGCATTAACATGTAAGATTTTTGAATTAGTTACTGTTAAGAGACTTTTAAGCATTCTCTGTGTATCAGGAAAGGGTACTAAATATTCAAGTTTTCTTCATTTCAACTGCTTGTCCTCCAAATTCTTCCCAATAATTTGTCAAATGTGATTATTGAAAGTTTGTTGCCTGTTTTTGATAGTAATGTTATGTATGTAATAAATGTCTTATTGTGGGAGATAGCAAAATAGACTCCATTCTAGGAAGTGTGTGTTGTGTCAATTTATCTGAGATGTATATAAACTAAGGAGCAAGATGATGTATTTCAAAGGCTACTTTTTCACAGCTTTGCTTGTAAAGGCAACACAGAAAGCTTTTTAGGTTTTGACACATCTCAAAATTGTTCACTTTAAAAGATTCAAAGTTTTTTTACCAAGTTTGCTACTGCAGTCTATGCTATTGCTATGCTGGAGCGGTGCTTTGCAGAAGCATGAATCAGATGTGGAGAGGCTGTTACATTAAAAGGAGATGGGTTAATAACAAGCAATGGTTAAACAAATGTGGGGTGGAAAAGAGAAATGTTAACTAGTTCAATCAAAATGCTTAAATGGTGTGTCAGAGCCAGGACTTTTTTCTCAGTATAGATGTTCACTCTAAATCAGCTGCGGGGAACCTTtggtagttcagcaaaatctgtggccttccagaagttTGTGTACTCCCAAATGccatcagccgcagccaacatggccagtgattAATGCAAATATATACATAGGTCCTTATGATTAACTGACAATTATTTTAGGTATACTAGCTGCCTACTAGTTACACACAAGATAAATAATGAACTCAGTATTCATTCCAAGGCCTGCTGAAAATTTCTCAAATATTTAATTTGTCCAAACCACAAAATTACAAACATTTGTATTTAAAGTTACAAAAATGTCATGTTAAAACTTACAAAAGCTGTACTAGTCAATAAGTTCTTGGCACGCATGCACCATTGATATTGAAAGCTTGTTCTGAAATAGCTAAATCTCTAGTGGCAGGAATGATAGAAGTTTTGTTGAAAAAAGGCAAGTCTAATCTCATCTCTGTTTCTACTAGGGTGGGTTAGTCTCACAGCCTCTTTGACCCAAACATAATGACACAAATTGAGGATGAGCTGGttatgaagactttaaaaaaaaaaaaacctgtcaatTAAGATCCCAGTAAGTAGTCAGTACATCACATCTGCCATACTAGTGCTAATTGGAAAAGTAACTTATGGTGGGTGCTGGGAGTTTGAAAATGGATTCGCAATGCCACTAAAATCTCTGGGGGGTTTTGTGTGGAAGAAATAGTTCTAAGGTTATCTTAAATTTATGGTACTCATGCTAAGCACTAAAATATGTCAGTTTGGCACTGTTAGTGTATTTTTAATTTACCATTTGGTAAATTTGGACAAAAACTGGAAGAAAAGAAATTTCTGTCAAATAGAACAATTTTCTAGTATCAAAAAACGCAGGACATTTCTTGCCTACCTTTTTGTGGATGTGTTCCAGTCTTGAAATACTGTCAAATAGTTTGGAAATTAATAAAACTTTGGGATTAGGCACACATTTCTCAGAATCTTATCAAATGGCCATAGGCTTCCATCTCTGAAACAGATTAGCTAGAAGGCTGATGGAAAAGTTTCCCTTTTGAACTGAACATGCTAAATATATTCCAAGCTAACTGCAGTTTGAGTAAGTGGCTAGTTATCAGAACTTTGTAGTGTTGTTCTTTTATTGTGCTCTCTGTACCTGATTGGAACTGAGAGTAGGTTTACGGTCAACTTTGAGGAATACCACTAGTATAGGACTAAACAGGCTGCATAAGGATCCTGTAGTTTAACAACTCTTACATGGCATAAAATGCAGCATAGAGAGTACACCTTCATGGTGAAATTGACAGCATAGAGGGTATAGTTTCAGCTGCTGAATTTCCTCATATACTGCTGAAGATACAGAAGCCGCTCCAAGGAAAGAAGATGAACAAGTATTTTCCTGTTGGGATACCTCTTCCCAGGTTAAAGCAAGTAAAGGCTTCCTGATGATCTTAAATTTGTGGTACTCAAGTGTGGAAGACATAAAAAATGCCCCCTTTGCAGCTCAACAAGGCTGCTTGCTGTCACTGCCACCACCATTTCCTCTTTTTAGGCTTAGTTTTGTGCAGGGGTCTATCTTGAACACAAATAATCCCATCTAGGGCTTGTATTGATGTGTTTTATTACATTTAGCACACAGGTTTGCTATGCTTGTTAGTCTAACAAGTCATTTCCTGTCTCAAAGGTTAATGAGAATAGGTGGTTTGCTTGTAAACAGAATTAGTAATTTGGCGTAAGTATATAATATGCCCTTCAAGGTACAAATTCTACCTTGTGGCATGAAAAGCCTCCTTTAAGTTTCTGTGTGCATAAGTATGTGAACATACTAAGTACAGTCACAAATTACAGTAACATGTTCAGCTAAAAGGAGTACTTAAAGCAGTTTTTATTGTGTAGGTATTCTTAATTCTGCTTTAAGCTTTATACCTTTTAGAAAATCATCTAATGTATACAGTGTAGTGTTACCAACTGAACTTCAGCAATACAAATCTCTTAATTACCCCAATTTTTCTGTATATATCATTTCCACACGCCTCAGCTTCAGGCAGTCTGGTGGAACTATATAGAGAACTCTTTGctgatttttattaattttcaggccatttagttaatttttttttatttctgacaGAGTAAAGAAAAAAGCAGGTATCTCTCAAGTTGGCCAGTATCCTTTAACTACTCTTCCacagaatatttatttaatacattttataactgTTGTTCTACAGCATGCCATGGGGATAACTAAAGAATTCCTTTCTGAAATCCCTAACAAGTTTTATCTTAAAACAGAGGTCAGGATGAAAGCACTACACACATTCCATGATCCCCCTCGGGATATTCTTTCCACTCCTCACCTGGCCTGCCTTCTAGTTCCTCTTCAAAAGCCCTGTGCACAATATGCAAGTCAGGTAGTTTCTCTCAGACAAAGTACTTAAAGACCTGCCTGACAAAGTTCTTTCAGGAATTCCAGTGATGCAAAAAACCTGCTTGCCTTCTCATTCTTCTAGCTAAGCTACCACATGTATATTGAAACTGCTGCACTAACAAGGCTGGAAACTTAATCTTACATCTAGGGATAATGTCCAAGAAAGCCAATTTATGTCACCAGAAATATATGAAGTAGCTGCATTTACTTATATGTAATCTTCCCAATTCtgcatttaaatggcttttgTGGGGAGGCCTAGGAAACATACAAAGCTGCACAAGATACTGAACCTCAACTCGCAACCCTTAAAAGCCCTGTCCAGCTCCTCTGACTTCCAAGCTACAATGTCCCCTGCCAACCTGTTCCCAAACTAagatccttttaaaaataatccgAAACTGCAAAACTCTGCACTTGGTCCTGGAATGGTCCATCTGCATGATGAAATGGCAAATGCTGGGAATGCAAAACATTCTGCCTATATCCTTTACGATGAACAATAAAGTGTGTTGCACAAGCAGATGCATTTGTAAAATCAGGCATATCAATTGCTGCATTAGCAGAAACTCACATAATATGACATGCTGCCACTGCAGGAATATCACAATGGCACAAAGATTTAAGATTGGCTGTTTAGATTTTGACAATACAAAAGCATTGGCCAGCGCTGCAGGAGTTTATATTATAATGTTACAGCTCTTACCACTGTAGTAAAGTAACATTTTAGAAATCTTCTGTAGATGACTCTTATGGCACACTGGAAGAACACCTCTGTATGAGCAGTGCATGGCAGGAATCACAAACCCTTACAGGCTTTGGCGAAGATGGCAAAGGCAGTTCGTTGTCAGAGCAGGCATTACAGAAAATTTCGCCACAGTTTCTACAGTGATGCTAAATCAAGatgggtaggggtggggaaaagaaacCCGAAGGAGATTTTGAAATCAACAGTTTATGAAGTAAATAGAGGGTAATCAGCTACAATTAAACATttacatctatttatttatttctccctctctcccccacacccccTAGAAGCTAAATTTCACATTTTATGTAAGGAGGGATCATGTCAGCCAATGACTTTGTCATtatgaatggaaaataataaagtttaatgGTTACCTGAACATTCTATTATTGGATCAGAGTTTGTGCTATTTGTTGCaatatttgtaaaaacaaaaatgatttaGTTTGAACCAAATGATCTGTGGGGTTAACTATGAAAATATtagtagtttttttgtttttttaactgataGTGATTGATGAGGTTTAGTGCacatgcataaataaaaatgtgaatattaagCATTGGTAAATAGCAGAACTTGGATACAGAACTTGTTGTTAGTGGATGGAAGCCAATTAAGCTTTTCATGCATTCTCACCTTCCTTCTGGAAAGCGAAAACTCTTTTTCACATAATTTGCAGTGTGTAGCTTCTTTGTCCTTTAGCCAGACCTGTCCCTAGTGGGGAGAAAAAATGTTCTCTGAATAGAACAGGTACACATACATACAATTTATCTAATCATAAATGACAGTTGCCATTCAGGTATACAAAAGGACAACATTCCTCAGGATAGTACAAGAGACGACTTATGTTAGTTCCAACTCCTTACCCAGCCTACCATCAAGAAATCTCTCACATCAATGCATCTGTGGCCAACGCCCTGCACATTAGAGAGGATCCTAAGGAGCACAGTAGGACACACAGTTTAAGGCACTGAGAAGGATACCATAGAACATGCAATGTAGATGCACACTGTATGGAAAGATGGGTATGGGTGGATAAGCCGTCTTTCAGGCAACTTGTCTGCCCCTGTAGATCTTGCTGTCGTGGAACCCCCAGAGTTTGAAACCTACCActcctaacagtgcaatcctatacatgactattcagaaataagtcctactaTTTTCAGGTTAATGGATACAGCATCATAGCCAAGCAGAAAATTAAGCACAAGTGATTATCAAGATCACAAACTAAGCTTGTGTTAGAACAGAATAAAACCAGAATTTGGGAGCCTCCCCACAATATTCTTGAAAGATGAGTTTGTGATTC
The sequence above is drawn from the Lacerta agilis isolate rLacAgi1 chromosome 5, rLacAgi1.pri, whole genome shotgun sequence genome and encodes:
- the HNRNPH3 gene encoding heterogeneous nuclear ribonucleoprotein H3 isoform X5 is translated as MRDGRGMGGHGYGGAGDASSGFHGGHFVHMRGLPFRATENDIANFFSPLTPIRVHIDIGADGRATGEADVEFVTHEDAVTAMLKDKNHMQHRYIELFLNSTAGGGSGMGGYGRDGMDQVGYGSVGRMGMGSSYSGGYGTPDGLGGYGRGSGNSGGYYGQGNMGGGGWRGMY
- the HNRNPH3 gene encoding heterogeneous nuclear ribonucleoprotein H3 isoform X2 — protein: MDWAGKHNGPNDSSSDGTVRLRGLPFGCSKEEIVQFFQGLEIVPNGITLTLDYQGRSTGEAFVQFASKEIAEKALGKHKERIGHRYIEIFKSSKSEIRGFYDPPRRMMGQRPGPYDRPMGGRGGYYAAGRGRYGGFDEYGGYNNYGYGNDGYDDRMRDGRGMGGHGYGGAGDASSGFHGGHFVHMRGLPFRATENDIANFFSPLTPIRVHIDIGADGRATGEADVEFVTHEDAVTAMLKDKNHMQHRYIELFLNSTAGGGSGMGGYGRDGMDQVGYGSVGRMGMGSSYSGGYGTPDGLGGYGRGSGNSGGYYGQGNMGGGGWRGMY
- the HNRNPH3 gene encoding heterogeneous nuclear ribonucleoprotein H3 isoform X4; translation: MMGQRPGPYDRPMGGRGGYYAAGRGSMYDRMHRGGGGYDGGYGGFDEYGGYNNYGYGNDGYDDRMRDGRGMGGHGYGGAGDASSGFHGGHFVHMRGLPFRATENDIANFFSPLTPIRVHIDIGADGRATGEADVEFVTHEDAVTAMLKDKNHMQHRYIELFLNSTAGGGSGMGGYGRDGMDQVGYGSVGRMGMGSSYSGGYGTPDGLGGYGRGSGNSGGYYGQGNMGGGGWRGMY
- the HNRNPH3 gene encoding heterogeneous nuclear ribonucleoprotein H3 isoform X1, with translation MDWAGKHNGPNDSSSDGTVRLRGLPFGCSKEEIVQFFQGLEIVPNGITLTLDYQGRSTGEAFVQFASKEIAEKALGKHKERIGHRYIEIFKSSKSEIRGFYDPPRRMMGQRPGPYDRPMGGRGGYYAAGRGSMYDRMHRGGGGYDGGYGGFDEYGGYNNYGYGNDGYDDRMRDGRGMGGHGYGGAGDASSGFHGGHFVHMRGLPFRATENDIANFFSPLTPIRVHIDIGADGRATGEADVEFVTHEDAVTAMLKDKNHMQHRYIELFLNSTAGGGSGMGGYGRDGMDQVGYGSVGRMGMGSSYSGGYGTPDGLGGYGRGSGNSGGYYGQGNMGGGGWRGMY
- the HNRNPH3 gene encoding heterogeneous nuclear ribonucleoprotein H3 isoform X3; protein product: MDWAGKHNGPNDSSSDGTVRLRGLPFGCSKEEIVQFFQGLEIVPNGITLTLDYQGRSTGEAFVQFASKEIAEKALGKHKERIGHRYIEIFKSSKSEIRGFYDPPRRMMGQRPGPYDRPMGGRGGYYAAGRGRMGGHGYGGAGDASSGFHGGHFVHMRGLPFRATENDIANFFSPLTPIRVHIDIGADGRATGEADVEFVTHEDAVTAMLKDKNHMQHRYIELFLNSTAGGGSGMGGYGRDGMDQVGYGSVGRMGMGSSYSGGYGTPDGLGGYGRGSGNSGGYYGQGNMGGGGWRGMY